The Anabaena sp. WA102 genome contains a region encoding:
- the lexA gene encoding transcriptional repressor LexA: protein MERLTEPQKELYEWLVEYIRLNQHSPSIRQMMEGMNLKSPAPIQSRLEHLRNKGYIGWNEGRARTLRIVHPVKQGVPILGTIAAGGLIEPFTDAVEHLDLANLSLPPQSYALRVAGDSMIEDLIADGDVVFLRPVAEPNQLKNGTIVAARVEGHGTTLKRFYRHDDLVTLKPANRNYHPIEVSAMQVEVQGSLVGIWRNYN from the coding sequence ATGGAACGTCTCACAGAACCCCAAAAAGAACTATACGAATGGTTGGTAGAATATATCAGGTTGAATCAACATTCTCCATCAATTCGCCAAATGATGGAAGGGATGAATTTGAAATCTCCCGCACCCATTCAAAGTCGGTTAGAACATTTACGCAATAAGGGCTACATTGGCTGGAATGAAGGCAGGGCAAGAACTTTGCGGATAGTTCATCCTGTTAAACAAGGTGTACCAATTTTAGGAACTATTGCCGCTGGTGGTTTAATTGAACCGTTCACTGATGCGGTGGAACATTTAGATTTGGCTAATTTATCATTACCTCCTCAAAGCTATGCTTTACGGGTCGCGGGGGATAGTATGATTGAGGATTTAATAGCAGATGGTGATGTCGTATTTTTGCGCCCTGTAGCCGAACCAAATCAATTAAAAAATGGAACTATCGTCGCGGCAAGGGTGGAAGGACATGGAACAACTTTAAAACGATTTTATCGCCATGATGATCTTGTCACCCTTAAACCTGCAAATCGTAATTATCACCCGATAGAAGTATCAGCAATGCAAGTAGAGGTACAAGGTTCTTTGGTGGGTATTTGGCGTAATTATAACTAA
- a CDS encoding DNA phosphorothioation system restriction enzyme: MYLTQNAVPKLPTFKLKLPYAGEKKGSYQINKSLPGCPKMPLSLQLRGYQRQAVTSWFANHGRGTLKMATGSGKTITALAIACELYQQIGLQVLLVVCPYRHLVTQWGRECEKFNLQPILAFDNLRSWQSQLSTQIYNLSSGSQDFVTVITTNSTLIGDGFQTQLKYFPPKTLIIGDEAHNLGAPKLEESLPRKVGLRLGLSATPERYFDDDGTESLLDYFGNILQPEFSLQDAISQGALVHYIYNPVLVELTETESIAYLKLTKKIGRSLLYRDRDMGEAGDFEDNEDIKSLLMQRARLIGTAENKLIALKELMSTRRETTHTLFYCSDGSQEIGQRYSLRQLKAVSQLLGGELGYKVSTYTANTSLEERETLRQQFESGELQGLVAIRCLDEGVDIPAIQTAVILSSSGNPRQFIQRRGRVLRPHPGKERATIFDMIVLPPDLDRETIEVERNLLKKELRRFVEFADLADNAGEARMKLLALQKRYGLLDI; this comes from the coding sequence ATGTACCTAACGCAAAATGCAGTACCGAAATTGCCTACTTTTAAGCTCAAGTTACCTTATGCGGGTGAGAAAAAAGGCAGTTATCAAATTAATAAATCATTACCGGGATGTCCAAAAATGCCTTTATCTCTGCAATTGCGGGGATATCAACGCCAAGCTGTGACTAGCTGGTTTGCTAATCATGGTAGGGGGACATTAAAAATGGCTACTGGTAGTGGTAAGACTATTACTGCATTAGCGATCGCTTGCGAATTGTACCAGCAAATTGGTTTACAAGTCTTGTTAGTGGTGTGTCCCTATCGTCATCTTGTCACCCAATGGGGCAGAGAATGTGAGAAATTTAACTTACAGCCGATTTTAGCATTTGATAATTTACGCAGTTGGCAAAGTCAACTTTCTACACAAATCTATAATTTGTCTTCTGGTTCTCAAGATTTCGTGACGGTAATTACCACTAACTCGACTTTAATTGGTGATGGTTTTCAAACACAACTTAAATATTTTCCGCCAAAAACATTGATTATTGGCGATGAAGCCCATAATTTAGGCGCACCAAAACTAGAAGAAAGTTTACCCCGAAAAGTTGGTTTACGTCTAGGTTTATCAGCCACACCAGAAAGATATTTTGATGATGATGGTACAGAATCTTTATTAGATTATTTTGGGAATATTCTTCAACCTGAATTTAGTTTACAGGATGCAATTTCTCAAGGTGCATTAGTTCATTATATCTATAATCCGGTGTTGGTAGAATTGACGGAAACTGAGAGTATCGCTTATTTAAAATTAACCAAAAAAATTGGGCGTTCTCTTCTTTATCGAGATCGAGATATGGGGGAAGCAGGAGATTTTGAAGACAACGAAGATATCAAATCATTATTAATGCAAAGAGCGCGGTTAATTGGCACAGCAGAAAATAAATTAATAGCATTAAAAGAATTAATGTCAACTCGTCGAGAAACCACCCATACACTCTTTTATTGTAGTGATGGTTCTCAAGAAATCGGACAACGTTATTCTCTGCGTCAACTCAAAGCCGTTTCTCAACTTTTGGGAGGAGAATTAGGTTATAAAGTCAGTACCTACACAGCAAATACTTCTTTAGAGGAAAGAGAAACTTTACGCCAGCAATTTGAAAGTGGAGAATTACAGGGTTTAGTCGCAATTCGGTGTTTAGATGAAGGTGTAGATATTCCCGCAATTCAAACCGCAGTCATTTTATCAAGTTCAGGAAATCCCCGCCAATTTATCCAACGTCGGGGACGGGTTTTACGTCCTCACCCTGGCAAAGAACGGGCAACGATTTTTGATATGATTGTTTTACCGCCAGATTTGGATAGAGAAACTATTGAAGTGGAACGAAATTTATTAAAGAAGGAATTACGGCGGTTTGTGGAATTTGCAGATTTAGCTGATAATGCTGGAGAAGCGAGGATGAAGTTATTGGCTTTGCAAAAACGATATGGGTTATTGGATATTTAA
- a CDS encoding type II toxin-antitoxin system RelE/ParE family toxin, protein MTDKRVPAEFYRNENGTEPVRDWLKSLLKEERFLIGADIKTVEFGWPIGMPTCRPMGDGLFEVRTNLPQNQIARVLFCFYEGKMILLHGFIKKSQKTPKKQLELALKRKHTLEA, encoded by the coding sequence ATGACAGATAAAAGAGTTCCGGCTGAATTTTATAGAAACGAGAATGGTACTGAACCAGTCCGTGATTGGTTAAAAAGTTTACTTAAAGAGGAAAGATTTTTGATTGGTGCTGATATCAAAACAGTTGAATTTGGTTGGCCAATTGGAATGCCAACCTGTCGGCCAATGGGTGACGGATTATTTGAAGTGAGAACAAATTTACCACAAAATCAAATTGCTCGTGTATTATTTTGTTTTTATGAAGGTAAAATGATATTGCTGCATGGCTTCATTAAGAAAAGTCAGAAAACTCCAAAAAAGCAATTGGAATTAGCCTTGAAACGTAAACACACATTGGAGGCATAA
- a CDS encoding helix-turn-helix domain-containing protein: MIQNAYIGSSFDDFLEEDGMLDEINLIAIKRVIAWQIKEAMAEKNLTKTAMAEKMKTSRSSVDRLLDPDNSSITLETIDKAARVVGKKIRFELVDTV; the protein is encoded by the coding sequence ATGATACAGAATGCGTATATTGGTTCTTCTTTTGATGATTTTTTGGAAGAAGATGGAATGTTAGATGAAATCAATTTAATAGCTATTAAAAGAGTGATTGCTTGGCAGATTAAAGAAGCAATGGCTGAGAAAAATCTTACTAAAACAGCAATGGCTGAGAAAATGAAAACAAGTAGATCATCTGTTGATAGACTTTTAGATCCTGATAATTCTTCTATTACTTTAGAGACAATTGATAAAGCTGCTAGAGTTGTTGGTAAGAAAATCCGTTTTGAATTAGTAGATACTGTTTAA